Part of the Marasmius oreades isolate 03SP1 chromosome 5, whole genome shotgun sequence genome is shown below.
cttccacgGTTGTGGCAAGCGACAAACCGCCGGATTTGGATATAGTGAGCGTCAGTGTTGACGGGGTACCTGTCAAATTTGAAGCGACTGCTGCTGCGCCGGCGAAGGAGGATTCTTTGGCTGGAATGGGATTTGAACAAATGAGTACCCGTGAGTGGATCAACTGGGTTCGAATTAGGGTTGGGGGTGTTGGTGGCGGCAAGGTTACCATTGACTATGTGGTAAAGGAACAAGAAAGcgagaggaagaaagggaagaggCGCGCAGATGTCGGTGTCCCCATCGATGTATATCTCCCTACCTTTGCATTGCCAGTTGGGAGGTTTGAGGCTCTTGTTGAAGGGCAACGTGGTATGTGGATGGCCCCATAATTACGCCTGTCAACTAAATGTTACTTTCTTTTTTAGACATGAAATTATCCTCACTACAAACCAACTTCCGATATTCTGTTCCGCTCGAATCGTCGGGTAACAGATTATTATCCTACGCTGCCGAGCCCTTCTTCTATCCTAGAGTATCTTTCTTCGCAAATCCATCTCCAAGATCCTCATCTCGTTCAGTATCACTCCTCATGGTCTCACTCATTCTCGGACTATTTTTCTTTGGCTTCGTAGGTTTATACCAAGCTCAAAGCGAACTTGCGAAGCTTAATCGTTCTCCAAATGACCTACCCCATCTCTGGAATCCGGTTTCAGAGTGGGATCATAATCACTTTGATCCGGTAActgtcaccaccaccacaacCACGACAGTGTATGCCTCGCAATCCCCGCAATCCCCTTGGGACTGGTTTGGGGGTGGAGGTGCGGAAGACCTGGGAGTCACATCTGCCATAATTACCTCTACATCTTCACCGTCTTCAGACACTACTTCAACTTCCCCGCctgtttctctctctccttcgaACCGAGCACCGCGTGAGTCGaaggatgatggtgatgatgacgacCTGGGGCAGGAAATCCTCTCAGAACCTTCGTCACGGCCCTTCCTGGAGACCTTTGGCCTGATACCCTACCAAAAGTTGATGACCTTCACATGGGGAGATCTAAAACCCGTCGCCGAGTCTATATCACGCGTGGCGAGCGTGGTGTGGAAAATTGCAAGAAGAGTATATCATTATCCGCTGGATCCACCATGATTATTGCAATATTGTTTATGATCTTGATATGATGATTTACCTGCTCACTTTGAGGAATCtacttttttctctttttttccttGTTTTACCCGTTTCACTATTGATAGAAATCTCTTTTTTCAAATTTTACATGTATACCCATCACTCGTATGTTTATTATGACTAGTATGAATATGAACCTTCCGTTGGATTGTTGGCAACCGTATCCCAGTAAGGGGTGCTTAAACCTGGAAAAGGTTTTTGAAGCCCCCGAAAGATCAATTTGCGGATGCCATTGACTCAAGAGTTGTATTCTGTGTCTGCGGGAATCTGCGGGAACCTTCAAGCATCTTGAAGAGGTCAATGAAACGATATTGGTAGCTTGACTTGCATTCGAAACTAGTTGGGGGTGTCTTCGTGAAACGTCTGGGGGTTTAAGCAAAATGGGGAATAAGTTATATGATTGTAATTTAAATATTCATGACGCTCATCGGAGATCTACAATTTGGGGGCTTGTAGGCAAAGTCCGTAGTGGGGTAAAACAATACGCTACCACCCAGTACAAACAGCCGGGTTCGACGACAGAGCTCTTGACATCGCCATCATTTCGTCGTTCACAATCACTTCCTTGACCAGCCATCCTCGGGACGCTTCTCTGACGATCTTATTAGAGAGTGTTTTCATCATGGTCGGCATGTTCGACGCAAATTTCAGGGTTGATGATTGTGGCGTTTCTGTAGTGAAGATTACAGATTTCTTTGCCTTGATGTGTTCGTCTGGAAAGTGAGTTGTCAGTGCACCTTGCGTTCAGGGGATTTGATGGCAAAGAAAACTTACCACCGTGTGGGGTGCGCTTGACCTTGGATTTAGGGCGAAGGGGCTTCAGACCATGTAATTCCCTTCTTCTTGCTCTCCGAGCCAGACGCTCTTCTTCGGTCATTCTCGTGTCGGCAAAGATGATTTGGTAAATGAGCCATGAGGAGAACTACAAGGAAATGCGTAAGAATGAGACGGTTAGAGTCGAGAAATCAAAAGGAGAGGCTTACTACACAACCGACGAGTGCAAGGACAAATTCGTAGATAACGGTAAAAGTCGACATGTTAGATGCAATTGAGCAATGAGATGGTTGAGTTGGATAGAAGTAGTTCAGGTTTGAGTTGATGTTCCCTAGTGGGCCGAGGAAGGCTGGCTTTTATCTTCAttcgagaaggaaaaggagctTGTCTCGCTTTTACATCCATGACGTAGGTATCACCCTGACTTACTTCCTGATTCATCCCTGTCGCAGTCATATGAGCCACACCGGCGGTGTAGTAAGTATCATACGCTGTTGTGCACTACGCATAGGCTATggattgaagcttgaaggacgAGCACGCGGTGGGTTGTACTTAACCTCCGCCGGAACTAGACCAAGGCTCCTTAAGTTGGCAAGCCGACGAGCGGCAAGAAACAAACCGATATAAATAAACCAATTTTATTTAGTACCAAACTAAGCGACAGTAAATATCCAATTTGTTTTTAGCATAAACTAAAGAAGAACTTTATTCACGCAGGGAGGGAATGGCCTTCTATAGACAATGCACCAACTGAACATCTCCTGCACTATTTAACGACTGATAGTGGGTGTATTCACGGAGATGAGATGAGCACGGCACATCGGATGTGATTACCGGATCAACGGGAACTGATTAATGATTACCCGATTATCGCACGATTATTGCATACATGTTGCATATATGTACCCTCAATGTCATCGCTCTTCCGCTCTTCCAACTTCCACTCCTTCGCATTCGCATGGAGCTCAAAGATTTATGTCAAGTTAACAAGCGATTCAGAAAAAACCTTGGCACCGTTGATAATCAAGGTCGGAGACTCGCCTATCCAACCACCTGGATTACCGAAGTCGGCGGAAGAGCTTAACGACCTACCTGAGGAAAAAGAGCTGAAACCTGACAGTGATGAAGAGGCGAGCATGGGAGTTCGCAAAATGCGAGTCCCAAGCGCTGAAGTGAGTGCTTccttaatatggagttatcGCATGCTGATAAAGATATGCAGTTGCTGGAGAAAATAGCGACAACTGCAAGCCCTTCGATCAGGGAAGTCTGGACCGATGATTTCATCATGCGTGCAGCGGCGGACATTAAAATATTGAGGAACGCTCAGTCAGGACAATATGGAGATGAGGTTCAGATGGCCTGTACCAATCACATAGAATTCGTGGCATGCCCGGAAGGTAATGTCATCGAGGTTGCCAAGGAATTGGTTCATCCACGAATACTGGCGACAATGGTCATGTCAGACATGCTGTATGATAACTGGCCGTCTGAGTGTCGCTGTAGTGAATTGGTGCAGTTAACATGCGACTCGTTGAAGGATCTCCAGTTGTGTCCTAAGTAGGTTTTCGTTGCCATCCTTCAGCGTTTCCTCACCAGTTTTTGTCGAACAGACAAACTTCGTCTGGTTTAAAGATAATCTTGGAAACGACCAGCGAACGTGACATTGGCCATTTTTCTTATGCCCCGGTCAGTGACCTTTATGTGGAGGGGGGCGATTCACACCCGCTGGTGTTGTGGGGGGAGATTGATTCAGATTGTCAAGGAAGAGATTTCTCAAAAGCTGTCGCCTCTGTATACGCCTATGCGCGATTCTTGATCGACCGACGCGTCCTGCAAAACCCCATTCGTTTCCTCGTTCTCTGCGTGTCGTACAACATCTCGCGAGATGGCTTCTTGTCAAAGTTCACCATCTTTGACGTGGTGAAGAGCGGAGTACAGGTATACTTTTGACTATCTTAATACTCTCGCTCTGCTAATTAGTCATCCAGACGCGGCAATCAATGTGGACGTTACGACGTTATTCACGAATATTGAAAACACCGGGTTTCGAGGGAGCAGCAGAGTTCTTAAAAGTGTGTACAGGGCTCCTTGCGGCGAGAATCGAGCTAGTTCAAGACTCCCTACTTTCCTCTCGCATCGTCATGGCGTTCAAAAAGGTCGATGAGGTTTTCAAGAAACTGCCAACGAAAACTGGTGGAACGCGTAacgaggacgacgaagacgatgacgacgatggcGGGAACAACAACGATGGCGTGAAAGGAGGTGACGGGCAAGGTCCATCCAAGAAACCTCGAGTTTCGGGACCCGACCGCCCTAAGGGAAAAGACAAAAGTCGTcgcggaggtggtggtggtgcggCATCCAGCAAGGGACGAAGAGCCACCAAACATGGTCAGAAAAGGAATCTGCTTTGCAAAAAACATCGTTCGAAGTCTAGAGGATACTGGGATGCCGAGGAGGAGCCTCACCGGTTCGAATGGGAAAACGAATCGGGGTCCTCCCTTGAGGCCTTGTCTCCCGTCGGTACCACCATCCGACTGGTAGGGCCAATCGCAGAAGCCTTGGATCATATCAGAAATTGTCTGGTAAAGCCGGTGTGTAGCCATCCCTCCGTGAAGTCGGCTTTAATGTTGACTGTGGTCCTTATAGGGGGACGTGGTGTTTATGAAAGATCGTGATCAAGGGGAACCTATAGCGGTGGCTAAGCTGACGAAAATCCGGGAGGTCAGAGTCCTGAAGGCACTCCAAATCTACAGCGGCGTGGCCAGGATTATCGCAGAGAAGAAAATCAAAAGAGGTCAGCATCTCTTGGTTACTCAGTATGCTGGGCAAAACCTCGAACGCTACTGCTGGGCTGGCGGAGGACCTCGTGCAATGGAAGTAGTTGTTGCATTGCTCAACGCCATGCACAGTATCCATAGCGCTGGCTTTGTACATCTGGATATAAAACCTGCCAACATCGCAGTCCCTGTCAACGTCAACAACTATGACTCAGCAGTAACGATCTTGGACTTTGGAGTTGCGGGTAGGGATACGGAGGACCTTCGTGGACCAACGGGCACAGATGGTTGGATGGCCCCAGAGATGGAAGTGTTCAAGGGGACTGAGAAGATCGACCTAAAGGCAGCGGATGTATGGTCCATTGGGAAGGTATTATTGTTGATGACCCGTATCCACCCCTCCTTTGATGCAGAGCAAAGGAAGTTGGTCTTGACGCTTGCGATGCAAATGATGTCCCCAGATCCAGACAGTCGACCATCTTTGGCCAAAGCACTCTGCACTCTACCAAGTTCCATGCCAGTAGTTTAGAATAGTCCATTACAGCTATTTCTATAGAGCTTGTCACTCGCCCGGTTTTTTTTGACATACTGAGCGACTTAGGAAAAAAAGTCTTTCTCTCCCTTGTCCCTCCCATCCCCCCCGTTTCCCTCTATCCTCCTCAAACCCGCTCCCTTCGGCACTTTGGCATTGTGCGTTCATATGGATAAGTTGGACCtgaaacttgaagcttgaagcttggggGACGACTCGGAGCACGCGGCAGGTTGTAGTAGGCTACTTAGCGGTAACCTCCGCGGAACCTAGACTTGGGagttgtttgtttgtttttctttgAATCAGGAGGTATCGGGAGGTTTGGGTTTGCATCCAAGAGCTCAGACAGGACGTACGGACGACATACAACGCAAAAGTCATGTCATAGATCATCGGAGACACAAACGTGAGGCGGGTGTTGGCGTTGAATCAGGAGTGGTGGGGAGCAACGGGGGAGTGGAAAGAAGGTGAACCGCCTCGCTTCGTCGTTCTTTTGGAGGACACTTCGCATTCATGTAATGATAGATGATACACAATTTCATATATACGGATACATCTAGCTCCCGGAACGATAAGAAGTCTTGAACCCATCAACATTCTCAATATACGTAGCCCCTTCAATCTTCTGAACTCCATCTCCATTCGCAGGATGTCTCTCAATCAGGGTAGGTATCAGATTCAAAATGACCTCATGATCGACCTTCTCCTCGTCCAGAATAGAAGACCAGTACCGACTGAACTCTGAAAGCGTCGGGTTCGCTCCCAAAACCCTCTTCGCGTCTTCACACACCTGGGGGGCATCAAAATCAAGTTGGCTTTTATGTTGTTCCAGTAGAGAGTTGAATGCTGCTACCGCATCATCACTGACTCTCTTGATCCGCGTTGGATTCTGTGATATCATGTGGATGGATAGTTTGGATCGAACTGTCGACGAAGGATGGATATGCGACATGAAAAGGGACCGAATATCCTCCATCGTAACTTTCTTCAGATCTTCCTCTGAGAATTTCCCTGATGATTGGCCAGAGAGGGTTAGACTTGATGGTGAGAAGACAGCAAATCGAAAGAAGCAAGGCCCGTACCGTGATCAAAGTCGAGTGCTCCATTCAACAGATGTAGATCATACCAACTAGCGAGGTCGGTAGAATTCTTCGGTTGTAGATCCCACCCGCCCTTAAATACTCGTTTGACGTCTTTGATATCTCCATCTCCTAGAAGCTCGAGGAACCCTTTAATCTCATTCAATATAGTTTCTACCTGAAGCTCGAGGAAATCGGGAGTCTGTTCGCTCTGCAGCGATATGACGAGTCCTTGTTGTACTTTGCCGGGCATAGTCAACAACTCGCATCGCACATCTCGTCCAATCTGTGCCAACGCATTCGCTAGAGACATGAATAGTAGTCGTGAAAGGATGAGAGCAGTGGCATCCCGTCGGCGATCGCTGATGGGTCCCAGTTGAAGATAATAAGTCAGTGCAGATTGCTGCTCTTCAGGATCAGGAATCTTTTCGACCCGTACAAAGTTGCATCCTGCCAGTCAGGAGGGGTTGTCAAACCCTGAGAATTACGAGAATGATGGGAAAACTGTACCAGGTGGTAGAAGGAGCGTTTTAGGTCCGAGCTCGTTGAACGTTTGTTGTGTGCCTATAAACCCGGCCTCGACGACGTCTGCCATCTTGATAATGTCCTTCGAGAAGATCAGAGAAGGGTAATACTGGATTTAGTTAGGATACTTACGTCGTCTGAAACGTTTCCATGCACGAACATGAGTATACGAGCATGTAATCGCAGGTTAGCCTGGAAATCGAGCAATTCTCGCGGGGTGACTACAGCTGTTGATAGTGCCTGATTAGCTGAAGGAAGAAACCGCAAACCCTGTCACACACCATCTACCTCTTTCGCAATCTCCTCTACAGTCCAATCGTTCTCGGACATCAAATGCAAGAGAAACTCGTCAGACTGTGCTCGAGGAGGTCGGATAAGACGGCTCAGAGTAACAGCCCTCATCTACAAGCCAATAAAAAAATTGTCAAGTTGGGATCTAAATAGAAGATCGGAGATTCATGCCAATTGAGTCGTTTCCTCCAGCTTCTTCGCATCGACAGAGAGATTCCTCACTTGTTCCAGAACGCGTTCTATCACAAGAGGTAATTTGTCGACGTACCCATAGAAAGACAGGGTTGCTCCGTTTGACGTCGGGAGAATAGTGAATTGATGTCCCGCCAAGAACGCTGCATACACAGTGCCAACTAATGCATCTTGGACTACCTTTGCGAGAAACCTAAGTCGAGAAACATGTCATGTCCATTGTGAGAGGACGAAAAAAGGAAGACAACTAACATATTAAGAACTACTTTGCGAAGTGTGCCCCCAGCAGCAGGGCTAAGATCGTCAACttgaaaaggaaggaagagaaggagtcGATAGAACAAATACCTTCGGATGTCAAGAATGACCGAAGTCTTGAGGACATCTGCTTGCAATCGCCACAAACTGAGGACGGATGTCTCCTTAACTTGTTCGGGGCGTGCGTTGTTGGTGATGTTCTACAACAGTGCTCGTGAGAAAGTCGAATAGTCGGTAAAACGGACGTTACCTGTGCAGCACCGCCGAACTTGGTTGGCAAAAACTCGTTAGGCGGGGGGAGAGAGAATTCGGAAGTATCATCAGTTCTCATTGCCTATGACGTTGATCAATACCTCCAAAGAGATGAACAAATATGCCGACTTACTGCATCGAGGAACTGTGCATCAAAGGTAAGCTTTCTGTACGGAGTATTGCGCAACGGTTCCTCTTCCCACTTCCAGTCGGCCTGTGATATCCCAAGTGTTTGATCCAACTTTTCAAAATCGTCTCCTCGAGCGCTCAAAATGACCCTAGTGTTCTCTAGTCGAGCCATCTCGATATACGAGTGGAACTTTTCTTGTTCCCCCGGACCAAAAACATCGCCGTTCGGCGCGGTATAGTCGTCCTCCCATTCCCAATTGGACCGAGGAGCAGCAAGGAGCAACTCTGGCGGATAAGGACGCTGCATGCTCTCCGCTATAAATTGAGAATGAGGTTCTGGTGGATGGTTCTCTGAGAATCTAAATCCGTTCGACATCAGCCTTGCACAATCCCGCTGGTGATAAGCATCGAGTGGGCTTTTGCTTCGTAGGAAAGAGAAGAATTCGGAGATTGCCAATATCACCGACCGGTAGTTCACTGAGAAAGAAGGGACATTCATTAACATAATAATCAAAGCCAGAGGCTGCACTTACGAAAACCTTCGTCTGTCAAGTCTACTGTAAGCTCCAGAGTGTCGATTCCCCGTGCAAGGCTACGTGGAGCGCAACGGAGAGCAGTAATCCAATGACGACCCTCCAGGTACGAATGTAAAGAACCCTGTCGTTTTTGTTCAGCCAATAGAGAGAACAGAAGAGCAGGCTTGTGCCGCCACAAAGCGCTTTGATTCTCCACCGCGAAAGTCACTTGAAGTTGAGGTATATCCGCCCCGGCTTGTATCATAATGATTTGCTACAACAGAGATGAGTTCGTTTAGACGAGTGAGATTCGGAGCCATCTTACCCCAATCTCATCGGGCCCGATAGGATGATCTCGAATCACGGGTAGAGGTACCACATTCCGATTACGGATGGGCGAAAAACGCGTTGCGACCATTTCCGCGAGCTCGTCCAACGACTCTGTTTCGGAAGTAAGCCAAACCAAGTCGTACAGAGGATCAGAAGAAGCTATACCTTTCCCAACGACACACAAATCCATCCTACTAGAACAATActccttctcccaccactccaCCAACCGTCTTCGTATCTCTTTGAGTAACTCGACATCGTCACATAAATCCGAAGGAGTAGCTTCCGGCTTTCCCACTAATTTCCGAAGTTTCTCGAGTGATTTCTCGGACTTGGGTTGTTTGAGGACATGTCCATTCTTTGACAGATGCATGAGAACAGTGAGCACACGGAACGAGGCATCCAACGGCTGATCCGTTTGTTCGGACGTCATCGTCTTCAGTTCCTGAGTTAAACATTCTATCGAGAAAAGTGGGCAGTGGAAAAGCGCCGAAAATCGAGAGAGGGCTTCAGAAAGTCGAGATACTGTGATATTCAAGTGATAGGTTGTGTTTGAAGCGTCCGTTTCTGCATCGAATCCTCCGTGGTTCACGTTAAGGAACTTGATGGTGAATATAAGCCAATTGCCTGTAATTGCACTTTTGGACGAACTCACGTCGATAAAATCGTTCTCCTTTGGAAACTCTTTCGTGCCCTAAAGAAACAATCTTAGTCCTATGAGACAAAGCATGGGATTACGAGTTTTCACACCTTGTACAACATCCGGAAACAAAGTAGAGTGAGACTGGGTAAATCATCCTATAGAACCCCATGTGAATGCAC
Proteins encoded:
- a CDS encoding uncharacterized protein (MEROPS:MER0001218) produces the protein MADTDQINWIRVTSTHESVPSYNAYTYPIQKPDTDYREYRIIKLRNGLKVTLVHDEKATKAAATLNVAIGHLSDSDDLPSLTLLCFRMLYKGTKEFPKENDFIDFLNVNHGGFDAETDASNTTYHLNITVSRLSEALSRFSALFHCPLFSIECLTQELKTMTSEQTDQPLDASFRVLTVLMHLSKNGHVLKQPKSEKSLEKLRKLVGKPEATPSDLCDDVELLKEIRRRLVEWWEKEYCSSRMDLCVVGKESLDELAEMVATRFSPIRNRNVVPLPVIRDHPIGPDEIGQIIMIQAGADIPQLQVTFAVENQSALWRHKPALLFSLLAEQKRQGSLHSYLEGRHWITALRCAPRSLARGIDTLELTVDLTDEGFLNYRSVILAISEFFSFLRSKSPLDAYHQRDCARLMSNGFRFSENHPPEPHSQFIAESMQRPYPPELLLAAPRSNWEWEDDYTAPNGDVFGPGEQEKFHSYIEMARLENTRVILSARGDDFEKLDQTLGISQADWKWEEEPLRNTPYRKLTFDAQFLDAAMRTDDTSEFSLPPPNEFLPTKFGGAAQNITNNARPEQVKETSVLSLWRLQADVLKTSVILDIRSPAAGGTLRKVVLNMFLAKVVQDALVGTVYAAFLAGHQFTILPTSNGATLSFYGYVDKLPLVIERVLEQVRNLSVDAKKLEETTQLMRAVTLSRLIRPPRAQSDEFLLHLMSENDWTVEEIAKEVDAVVTPRELLDFQANLRLHARILMFVHGNVSDDDIIKMADVVEAGFIGTQQTFNELGPKTLLLPPGCNFVRVEKIPDPEEQQSALTYYLQLGPISDRRRDATALILSRLLFMSLANALAQIGRDVRCELLTMPGKVQQGLVISLQSEQTPDFLELQVETILNEIKGFLELLGDGDIKDVKRVFKGGWDLQPKNSTDLASWYDLHLLNGALDFDHGKFSEEDLKKVTMEDIRSLFMSHIHPSSTVRSKLSIHMISQNPTRIKRVSDDAVAAFNSLLEQHKSQLDFDAPQVCEDAKRVLGANPTLSEFSRYWSSILDEEKVDHEVILNLIPTLIERHPANGDGVQKIEGATYIENVDGFKTSYRSGS